One genomic region from Bacillus rossius redtenbacheri isolate Brsri chromosome 6, Brsri_v3, whole genome shotgun sequence encodes:
- the LOC134532997 gene encoding uncharacterized protein LOC134532997 has translation MNPLQVQEVQPGKGRKKRALKDSWKRNVAKRMRYSAPSFPRPPSCNHKAAEAYRCSEVTYQDVRRMHQRFYGHHDREGQQNFILHHVVVCTPKRGRSRNRNSDFHRKKVSTKYFIPCLNGSHTVNIQVCKKLFIQTLCVSGDRVQSLCRKFLQLDDVPVDKRGGDKISIRYSDKRQSVKEFINSLTVLESHYCRSKNITRQYLPSELSIKSLWTKYQDTHDKQVHIKYDYFRSIFDSDFNIGFGSPATDCCSVCLSLKERIKKCTDVQQRKELQTELIIHEQRAKAFYDILRHSNEQEITFSFDCQKNQPIPKIPDQSAYYLRQLYLYNFTICVGNSKESQRKENTFSYVWLEDEYKKGSNQIASALHHQLLSADLTNYKSIKLVADGCGGQNKNKILIGMLCKYLAEDAPTSVNQVTLVFPVPGHSFILPDRIFGRIESQVKKKSTILTRQDYENIIESHATLKRLGEECPVLHWKDAVSKVIKEPGQWHFKLQPCKRVVITRTSPGKCVIRGEVNYNTDIGEPKSVLKRGKMLSAIKPKEEKKGIPLKKEKVTDLNTLLKKHFGNDWVEMDNLLFFKTLFSQQESLTEEVAENDSDLGELLEEKEGLIL, from the exons atgaatCCTTTACAAGTACAGGAAGTCCAGCCTGGAAAAGGAAGAAAGAAAAGGGCATTGAAGGACAGTTGGAAAAGAAATGTTGCCAAGAGAATGAG GTACTCTGCACCTTCATTTCCACGACCGCCGTCATGTAACCACAAGGCAGCAGAGGCGTATCGTTGCAGTGAGGTGACGTATCAAGATGTGAGGAGAATGCATCAACGTTTCTACGGCCACCATGATAGAGAAGgacaacaaaattttatattacatcATGTTGTAGTGTGCACACCAAAACGAGGAAGGTCAAGAAATCGCAATAGCGATTTTCACcgaaaaaaagtaagcacaaaATATTTCATTCCATGTTTGAACGGTAGTCACACGGTAAATATACAAGTCTGcaaaaaactatttatacagaCCTTATGTGTATCAGGAGACCGTGTTCAAAGTTTATGCAGAAAGTTTCTGCAACTAGACGATGTGCCTGTGGACAAACGTGGAGGAGACAAAATATCCATCCGTTATTCAGATAAGAGGCAGTCAGTAAAGGAATTCATAAATTCACTTACTGTACTTGAATCACATTACTGTCgcagtaaaaatataactagGCAATATCTTCCTAGTGAACTAAGCATTAAATCCCTTTGGACAAAATATCAAGACACACATGACAAACAGGTGCACATAAAGTACGATTATTTTCGCAGCATTTTTGATAGTGACTTTAACATAGGTTTCGGTTCTCCAGCTACTGACTGCTGTTCAGTATGCCTTTCACTTAAGGAACGAATAAAGAAATGCACAGATGTGCAACAGAGAAAGGAACTGCAAACAGAACTCATCATTCATGAACAACGAGCAAAAGCATTTTATGATATCTTACGACACAGCAATGAACAGGAAATCACATTTAGCTTTGATTGCCAGAAAAACCAGCCAATTCCTAAAATACCCGACCAGTCAGCATACTATCTAAGgcagttatatttatataacttcactATTTGTGTTGGAAATTCAAAAGAAAGCCAGCGGAAGGAGAATACATTTTCTTATGTATGGCTTGAAGACGAATACAAGAAGGGATCAAACCAAATTGCTAGTGCCCTCCATCATCAATTATTGTCCGCAGACTTAACAAATTACAAATCAATAAAGTTGGTAGCAGATGGCTGTGGAggccaaaacaagaacaaaattcttataggtatgctctgcaaatatctggctgAAGATGCTCCTACATCAGTAAACCAAGTAACTTTGGTATTCCCAGTACCTGGACACTCCTTCATCCTTCCTGACAGGATATTCGGACGGATTGAATCGCAAGTAAAGAAAAAATCAACAATCCTTACTCGCCAagattatgaaaacattattgaaTCCCACGCAACCCTGAAACGTTTGGGAGAAGAATGTCCTGTATTGCATTGGAAAGATGCAGTTTCCAAAGTTATTAAAGAGCCCGGTCAATGGCATTTCAAACTTCAACCTTGCAAGAGGGTAGTAATTACTCGAACTTCACCTGGTAAGTGTGTAATTAGGGGAGAAGTCAACTATAATACTGATATTGGTGAACCAAAAAGTGTGCTGAAACGTGGGAAAATGTTGTCAGCTATCAAACCGAAAGAAGAGAAAAAAGGAATACCACTTAAGAAAGAAAAAGTTACTGATTTGAACACGTTGTTGAAAAAGCACTTTGGTAATGACTGGGTTGAAATGGATAACCTATTGTTCTTCAAAACTTTGTTTTCACAGCAAGAATCATTAACTGAAGAAGTGGCAGAAAATGATTCTGATCTAGGAGAATTGTTAGAAGAAAAGGAAGGGCTGATACTTTAA